The genomic window CACTGTTCGCGGTTCGCTGGATACCACCGGCGTTAAAGACCGTAAGCAGGGTCGCTCGAAGTACGGTACCAAGCGTCCGAAGTAATTCGGTTCGCCATTTATCTTTTTATTGAGTCGATAAGAGTAAGGTCGGGCGTAACCGGATGGTTATGGTCCCGGGCTAACCTGAAGACCGTTTGAGGGCTTATCATGCCAAGACGTCGTGTAGCAGCTAAGCGTGAGATTCTGGACGATCCGAAATACGGAAGCCTGATTCTCGCCAAATTCATGAACCACGTGATGGAAAGCGGCAAAAAAGCAGTCGCCGAGCGCATCGTTTACGGTGCCCTGGAAACTGTTAAAGCGCGCAAGAACAGCGATCCCCTGGAGATCTTCGAGAAAGCTCTCGACGCCATCGCTCCGCTGGTCGAAGTAAAGTCCCGCCGTGTAGGTGGTGCGACTTACCAGGTTCCGGTCGAAGTTCGTCCGTCCCGTCGT from Pseudomonas alcaligenes includes these protein-coding regions:
- the rpsG gene encoding 30S ribosomal protein S7, whose amino-acid sequence is MPRRRVAAKREILDDPKYGSLILAKFMNHVMESGKKAVAERIVYGALETVKARKNSDPLEIFEKALDAIAPLVEVKSRRVGGATYQVPVEVRPSRRNALAMRWLVDFARKRGEKSMALRLAGELLDAAEGKGAAVKKREDVHRMAEANKAFSHYRF